One segment of Gemmatimonadota bacterium DNA contains the following:
- the modC gene encoding molybdenum ABC transporter ATP-binding protein, translating into MLEVRALWSRGTASLDVELSILDPVTALFGPSGAGKSTLLRVIAGLERPDAGRITMDGEVLFDSDEGVDLPPEKRGVGLVFQEGRLFPHLSVAGNLRYGYRLLPPEHRRFEEARIVELLKLGSLLDRRPQNLSGGEARRVAIGRALLASPRMLLLDEPLAGLDEGHRARVLALLREVRAALDIPMVYVSHSVPELLELTTRVAVLDGGRVLGQGEFFDVLGTDAVFRLAESLGLENLLEVTITGGGSAEGVTRADLGGRELILPPVDRPPGTRALVGLRPEDVILTREPVTTTSARNCIPGRVVSVTPVLGRLLVAVEAGGILRTEITPQSARELGVEEGAELYCLMKAYSFRWRHHL; encoded by the coding sequence ATGCTGGAAGTGCGCGCGCTGTGGAGCCGCGGCACGGCTTCGCTGGATGTGGAACTGTCCATCCTGGATCCGGTCACCGCGCTCTTCGGACCCAGCGGTGCGGGGAAGTCCACGCTTCTGCGAGTGATCGCGGGGCTGGAACGGCCGGATGCGGGGCGCATCACGATGGACGGCGAAGTTCTCTTCGACTCGGACGAAGGCGTGGATCTTCCGCCGGAGAAGCGGGGCGTGGGGCTCGTGTTTCAGGAGGGGCGGCTCTTCCCGCATCTCTCGGTGGCGGGGAACCTCCGCTACGGATACCGGCTTCTGCCGCCGGAGCATCGGCGGTTCGAGGAAGCCCGCATTGTGGAACTCCTGAAGCTGGGATCGCTTCTGGACCGGCGCCCGCAGAACCTCTCCGGCGGGGAAGCGCGGCGAGTCGCCATCGGCCGCGCGCTTCTTGCATCACCGAGGATGCTGCTGCTCGACGAACCGCTGGCGGGACTGGACGAAGGCCACCGCGCCCGCGTGCTGGCGCTTCTGAGGGAGGTGCGTGCGGCGTTGGACATTCCGATGGTGTATGTCAGCCACTCCGTCCCGGAACTGCTGGAACTGACGACCCGCGTCGCGGTCCTGGACGGGGGGCGTGTCCTCGGGCAGGGTGAATTCTTCGATGTGCTTGGAACCGATGCGGTGTTCCGGCTGGCGGAATCGCTGGGACTGGAGAACCTGCTGGAGGTCACGATCACCGGTGGCGGTTCCGCGGAGGGCGTGACCCGCGCGGACCTCGGCGGGCGCGAGCTGATCCTGCCGCCGGTGGACCGGCCGCCCGGGACGCGTGCGCTGGTCGGGCTTCGTCCGGAGGATGTGATCCTGACTCGCGAACCCGTCACGACCACTTCGGCGCGGAACTGCATTCCCGGGCGGGTCGTGTCCGTGACGCCCGTGCTGGGGCGGCTTCTGGTTGCCGTGGAGGCCGGAGGCATCCTTCGCACGGAGATCACGCCGCAGTCGGCGCGCGAGCTGGGCGTGGAAGAGGGGGCGGAGCTCTACTGTCTGATGAAGGCGTACTCGTTCCGCTGGCGGCACCACCTCTGA
- the modB gene encoding molybdate ABC transporter permease subunit: protein MTWLHPGEWEAVGLSLRVAAAATACALPLGILLGRVLARREFRGKGLVETLVALPLVLPPVVTGYLLLVVLGTNGPAGKILAAAGLSVAFTWKGAAVASGVLGFPLMVRAIRLSMESVDPALEQAARTLGAGPLRVFCTVVLPLAVPGILSGALLAFARSLGEFGATITFVGNIPGATRTLPLATYTLLQTPGGEAAAARLAGLSVLVAVAALGVGEWLARRDRRNRGVA, encoded by the coding sequence GTGACATGGCTTCACCCGGGAGAGTGGGAGGCGGTCGGGCTTTCGCTTCGAGTCGCGGCGGCCGCGACCGCCTGCGCGCTCCCGCTGGGCATTCTCCTCGGGCGGGTGCTCGCGCGGCGGGAGTTTCGAGGCAAGGGACTTGTCGAGACACTGGTCGCGTTGCCGCTGGTCCTGCCGCCGGTCGTGACGGGCTACCTCCTGCTGGTCGTACTGGGCACGAATGGTCCGGCCGGGAAGATCCTCGCGGCGGCGGGGCTGTCGGTGGCGTTCACATGGAAAGGGGCGGCCGTCGCGTCCGGCGTGCTGGGGTTCCCGCTGATGGTGCGCGCCATCCGACTCTCCATGGAGAGTGTGGACCCGGCGCTGGAGCAGGCCGCCCGGACACTCGGTGCGGGGCCGCTGCGCGTCTTTTGCACGGTGGTGCTTCCGCTGGCCGTGCCGGGGATCCTCTCGGGCGCGCTCTTGGCCTTCGCGCGGAGCCTGGGTGAGTTCGGTGCCACGATCACCTTTGTCGGAAACATCCCCGGGGCGACCCGCACACTGCCGCTGGCTACCTACACGCTGCTCCAGACTCCCGGCGGAGAGGCGGCGGCCGCGCGTCTGGCGGGGCTGTCGGTCCTGGTGGCAGTCGCCGCGCTGGGCGTGGGCGAATGGCTCGCGCGGCGGGACCGGCGGAACCGGGGGGTGGCCTGA
- the modA gene encoding molybdate ABC transporter substrate-binding protein: MRHIPGVALLAAWGLALSGCAERDGAPETGTAGEVLTLFAAVSLTDALDETCDAFESEHGIRVLRNYASSSILAKQIDAGAPANVFVSAHPEWMEWLATRGRLAAESERVVAGNALVLVAPKGRGFAANLRAPLAGAFAGRFALGDPDHVPAGMYARAALEHLGWWAGVEPRVVRAADARAAVALVGRGECGAGVVYATDAEASERVEVVMELPETSHPPVRYPGAVVVSSPASAHRLLAWMTEPPAQAVFRAHGFAASEGGGP; the protein is encoded by the coding sequence GTGCGCCACATCCCGGGGGTCGCGCTTCTGGCGGCCTGGGGGTTGGCTCTGTCGGGCTGCGCGGAGAGGGACGGTGCTCCGGAAACCGGCACAGCGGGCGAAGTGCTCACGCTCTTCGCCGCCGTCAGCCTCACGGACGCGCTGGATGAAACCTGTGATGCCTTTGAATCGGAACACGGGATTCGCGTGCTGCGGAACTACGCCTCGTCCTCCATCCTCGCGAAACAGATCGATGCGGGCGCGCCCGCCAATGTCTTTGTGTCGGCACACCCGGAGTGGATGGAGTGGCTTGCCACGCGAGGGAGGCTGGCCGCGGAGTCGGAGAGAGTCGTCGCGGGGAATGCGCTCGTCCTCGTGGCGCCGAAGGGGCGGGGCTTTGCGGCGAATCTGCGGGCGCCGCTTGCCGGAGCGTTTGCGGGGAGGTTCGCGCTGGGAGATCCTGACCATGTCCCGGCGGGGATGTATGCCCGGGCCGCGCTGGAGCATCTCGGCTGGTGGGCGGGCGTGGAGCCGCGTGTCGTGCGTGCGGCGGACGCGCGCGCCGCGGTCGCGCTGGTCGGGCGGGGAGAGTGCGGCGCGGGTGTCGTCTACGCGACGGACGCCGAAGCCTCGGAACGCGTGGAGGTGGTGATGGAACTGCCGGAGACGAGCCACCCGCCCGTTCGCTATCCGGGTGCCGTCGTCGTGTCTTCCCCGGCGTCGGCGCACCGACTTCTCGCGTGGATGACGGAGCCTCCCGCGCAGGCCGTCTTCCGCGCGCACGGGTTTGCCGCATCGGAAGGGGGCGGCCCGTGA
- a CDS encoding NUDIX hydrolase: MKPPPWKRTGKPGVMDVGIFRIFSHRARSPRTGEERKITVVDSNDWVNVVAITPDAEVVLVRQFRHGVEAVTLEIPGGLVDAGEDPAAAGVRELLEETGYAGGEPQLLGRVRPNPSFLTNLCHTFLVEDCIEVAEPSPDPGEDIRVARVPLAELPGLVASGEITHSLVVCAFWLLAQKRPDLLTPGPGA, encoded by the coding sequence ATGAAGCCGCCTCCGTGGAAGCGCACCGGCAAGCCGGGCGTCATGGACGTGGGGATCTTCCGGATCTTCTCGCACCGGGCGCGGTCCCCGAGAACGGGAGAGGAGCGGAAGATCACGGTGGTGGATTCGAACGACTGGGTGAATGTCGTGGCGATCACGCCCGACGCGGAGGTCGTGCTTGTCCGGCAGTTCCGGCACGGCGTCGAGGCGGTGACGCTGGAGATCCCCGGCGGACTGGTGGATGCCGGAGAGGACCCGGCGGCCGCGGGAGTTCGCGAACTGCTGGAGGAGACGGGCTACGCGGGCGGGGAGCCGCAGCTGCTCGGGCGTGTTCGTCCGAATCCTTCGTTTCTCACGAACCTCTGCCACACCTTCCTCGTGGAGGACTGTATCGAGGTCGCGGAGCCGTCGCCCGATCCCGGCGAGGACATCCGCGTCGCGCGGGTTCCGCTGGCGGAACTCCCGGGACTGGTGGCATCCGGGGAGATCACCCACTCGCTGGTCGTGTGCGCGTTCTGGCTGCTCGCGCAGAAGCGCCCGGACCTTCTGACGCCGGGGCCGGGAGCGTGA
- a CDS encoding arsenate reductase ArsC — protein sequence MTGKRRFVAVFLCTGNSCRSQMAEGWARALLGDEVSVHSAGTEAHGLNPRAVRVMEEAGVDISGHASKTVEDLDCDAPDLAVTVCDSAAEACPVPRGAARVVHHSFDDPASARGTEEEVLRVFRRVRDEIRDFVRTLPAMLEEKGSAS from the coding sequence GTGACCGGGAAGCGCCGGTTCGTCGCCGTGTTCCTGTGCACCGGGAACTCCTGCCGGAGCCAGATGGCCGAAGGCTGGGCGCGCGCGCTTCTGGGCGACGAAGTGAGTGTCCATTCCGCCGGAACGGAGGCCCACGGGCTGAATCCGCGCGCCGTTCGCGTCATGGAGGAAGCGGGCGTGGACATCTCCGGACACGCTTCCAAGACGGTGGAGGACCTGGACTGCGATGCGCCTGATCTCGCGGTCACCGTGTGTGATTCGGCAGCCGAAGCGTGCCCCGTCCCCCGGGGCGCCGCACGCGTCGTCCACCATTCGTTCGATGATCCCGCGTCGGCTCGCGGCACGGAGGAAGAAGTCCTGCGCGTCTTCCGCCGCGTGCGTGACGAGATTCGCGACTTCGTCCGGACGCTCCCCGCGATGCTTGAAGAGAAAGGCAGTGCGTCATGA
- a CDS encoding NAD(P)-binding domain-containing protein, with product MTALRRYIHWLHTGWPSGDVNRLPEVRPDGTTRVDGLLVAGDLRGVPLLKFAAESGARIVRTIASGMSETGTGTGSPDEPVDVAIVGGGVAGMSAALEAKRLGLSFVVLEAARPFATVAHFPAGKPILAYPPEMIPQSGLSITASDRESLLRELMGAAHSAGIETVTARAECVLRDGEHLRVVVPNGDDVTARRVVVAIGRSGDYRRLGVPGEDGDSVTNRLHDPAVYRGKAVVVAGGGDTALEAAAALARAGAQVVLSYRGAAFTRPKPENAGAVAALAEGREAAPGSLRVIMESRITEIAATSVSLVTATGPETVSAEAVFVLIGSEPPLHFFRRSGVPISGEWTRRRTVSLAAVLSFCTLLYHWKSGGAVTAWFRERALFPFHFTPPVDPSGPWEAVAVSATSPGFWYSLAYTILVAAFGVLRVRRRPTPYIRAQTWSLAVLQIVPLFLLPYLLLPWMGTAGWFDEGVGATIAEGLFPITEWDPHGREYWRASGFILAWPLFLWNAFTDRPMGLWLLIGSLQTFVLIPWLVRRWGKGAYCGWICSCGALAETLGDAHRHRMPHGPRTNQMNAVGQAVLALAALLLLLRVVAWAFPEASIAKTIYMALHMGRDASWNELPFPGNYLNYAWFVDLLLSGIIGVGLYFHFSGRAWCRFVCPLAALMHIYARAFGRFRIFSEKKKCISCNLCTSVCHQGIDVMGFANRGLPMEDPQCVRCSACVVSCPTGVLSFGRVNANGEVAAVDRVRATLRLEEGK from the coding sequence ATGACTGCTCTGCGCCGATACATCCACTGGCTGCACACCGGATGGCCGTCCGGCGATGTGAACCGCCTGCCCGAAGTGCGCCCGGATGGAACCACCCGCGTGGACGGCCTGCTTGTCGCCGGAGACCTCCGCGGCGTGCCGCTCCTCAAGTTCGCCGCCGAGTCCGGTGCCCGGATCGTTCGGACGATCGCGAGCGGAATGAGCGAGACGGGGACCGGGACCGGGTCACCCGATGAGCCGGTGGATGTCGCGATTGTCGGCGGGGGCGTGGCGGGAATGTCGGCCGCGCTGGAGGCGAAGCGTCTCGGTCTCTCCTTCGTCGTGCTGGAAGCGGCGCGTCCTTTTGCGACCGTCGCCCACTTCCCCGCAGGCAAACCGATCCTCGCGTATCCTCCGGAGATGATCCCGCAGTCGGGACTTTCGATCACGGCATCCGACCGTGAGAGCCTTCTTCGGGAACTGATGGGGGCGGCGCACTCGGCGGGCATCGAGACGGTGACGGCGCGTGCGGAGTGTGTGCTGCGCGACGGAGAACACCTGCGCGTCGTGGTGCCGAACGGAGACGATGTGACGGCGCGTCGCGTGGTCGTCGCGATCGGTCGAAGTGGCGACTATCGAAGGCTTGGCGTCCCGGGCGAGGACGGAGATTCCGTCACAAACCGCCTTCACGATCCGGCGGTTTATCGCGGGAAGGCGGTGGTGGTCGCCGGTGGGGGAGACACCGCGCTGGAGGCGGCGGCCGCACTGGCGCGCGCGGGAGCGCAGGTGGTGTTGAGCTACCGCGGTGCGGCATTCACCCGCCCCAAGCCGGAGAACGCGGGCGCCGTGGCGGCTCTCGCGGAAGGGCGGGAGGCGGCTCCGGGGAGCCTTCGCGTGATCATGGAGTCGCGCATCACGGAAATCGCGGCGACATCGGTGTCGCTGGTCACGGCGACCGGGCCGGAGACGGTTTCTGCGGAGGCCGTCTTCGTTCTGATCGGCAGCGAGCCGCCGCTCCACTTCTTCCGCCGATCCGGCGTGCCGATCTCTGGGGAGTGGACGCGCAGGCGAACGGTCTCGCTGGCGGCGGTCCTCTCCTTCTGCACGCTCCTCTATCACTGGAAGTCAGGGGGGGCGGTGACGGCGTGGTTCCGGGAGAGGGCGCTCTTCCCGTTCCACTTCACGCCGCCTGTCGACCCTTCGGGTCCCTGGGAGGCCGTCGCTGTTTCAGCCACCAGTCCCGGCTTCTGGTATTCGCTGGCATACACGATTCTCGTGGCGGCCTTCGGAGTGCTTCGTGTGCGCCGCCGCCCGACGCCGTATATCCGCGCACAGACATGGTCGCTGGCAGTCCTCCAGATCGTGCCGCTGTTTCTTCTCCCGTATCTGCTCCTTCCCTGGATGGGAACTGCGGGGTGGTTTGACGAGGGGGTCGGCGCGACAATCGCGGAGGGACTTTTTCCCATCACCGAGTGGGACCCCCACGGTCGCGAGTACTGGCGCGCGTCCGGCTTCATTCTGGCGTGGCCGCTCTTCCTGTGGAACGCCTTCACCGACCGCCCGATGGGGCTCTGGCTTCTGATCGGTTCGCTCCAGACTTTCGTGCTGATTCCGTGGCTGGTGCGTCGCTGGGGCAAGGGCGCGTACTGCGGCTGGATCTGCTCCTGCGGCGCGCTTGCGGAGACGCTCGGCGACGCGCACCGCCACCGTATGCCGCACGGCCCCCGGACCAATCAGATGAACGCCGTCGGGCAGGCGGTTCTGGCGCTGGCCGCGCTCCTCCTTCTGCTGCGTGTTGTCGCCTGGGCGTTCCCTGAAGCCTCCATCGCGAAGACGATCTACATGGCGCTTCACATGGGCCGCGACGCTTCGTGGAATGAACTTCCCTTCCCGGGGAACTATCTGAACTACGCCTGGTTTGTGGATCTTCTGCTGTCGGGGATCATCGGCGTCGGACTTTATTTCCACTTCAGCGGCCGTGCCTGGTGTCGCTTTGTGTGCCCGCTGGCCGCGCTCATGCACATCTACGCCCGCGCGTTCGGGCGATTCCGGATCTTCTCCGAGAAGAAGAAGTGCATTTCGTGCAATCTGTGCACATCGGTCTGCCATCAGGGCATCGATGTCATGGGCTTCGCGAATCGGGGGCTTCCCATGGAGGATCCGCAGTGCGTTCGGTGTTCGGCCTGTGTGGTGTCGTGCCCGACCGGCGTGCTGAGTTTCGGTCGCGTGAACGCGAACGGAGAGGTGGCGGCGGTCGACCGGGTGCGTGCCACGCTTCGCCTGGAGGAGGGGAAGTGA